From a single Lolium rigidum isolate FL_2022 chromosome 7, APGP_CSIRO_Lrig_0.1, whole genome shotgun sequence genomic region:
- the LOC124679442 gene encoding ABC transporter I family member 1: MPPLTPPPPRLALHAVSCMRNAQTVLRDINVSIHDGTALVLTGANGSGKTTFLRMLAGFSRPSAGEILWNGHDVTAPGVFQQYKLQLNWMSLRDAVKDKLTVLDNVQWFELLEGKHGRSAPAVELMGLGRLANDKARMLSMGQRKRLQLARLLAVDRPIWLLDEPSVALDSEGVRLLEYIIAEHRRKGGIVIVATHLPIQIEDSMSLRLPQRFPRRKTLVDLVR; encoded by the coding sequence ATGCCGCccctgacgccgccgccgccgcgcctcgcgcTCCACGCCGTCTCCTGCATGCGGAACGCGCAGACGGTGCTGCGGGACATCAACGTCAGCATCCACgacggcacggcgctcgtgctcacgGGCGCCAACGGCTCGGGCAAGACCACCTTCCTGCGGATGCTGGCGGGCTTCTCGCGCCCCTCGGCCGGCGAGATCCTCTGGAACGGCCACGACGTCACCGCCCCGGGCGTCTTCCAGCAGTACAAGCTGCAGCTCAACTGGATGTCGCTCCGGGACGCCGTCAAGGACAAGCTCACCGTGCTCGACAACGTGCAGTGGTTCGAGCTGCTCGAGGGCAAGCACGGCAGGTCCGCGCCCGCCGTCGAGCTCATGGGGCTCGGCAGGCTCGCCAACGACAAGGCCAGGATGCTCTCCATGGGCCAGAGGAAGCGGCTGCAGCTCGCCAGGCTGCTCGCCGTCGACCGGCCCATCTGGCTCCTCGACGAGCCCTCCGTCGCGCTCGACTCCGAGGGCGTCAGGCTGCTCGAGTACATCATTGCCGAGCACCGCAGGAAGGGCGGGATCGTCATCGTCGCCACGCATTTGCCCATCCAGATCGAGGATTCCATGTCGCTCAGGCTACCGCAGAGGTTCCCACGGAGAAAAACATTGGTTGATCTTGTGCGTTAA
- the LOC124679361 gene encoding vascular-related unknown protein 3 isoform X2, whose amino-acid sequence MENIASHTSCISQPASVSTGESSWAMHVAGLLASSAHSHQETDRQGGGVSESSFSSGFSSSFDSLGDDSFFTSDMVCSDEDDDDSLQDTACSSAAGPKVASMHMSMKSMVTMDAKEMNNSQLAKYFLEADTRQQATAMAQEMISAGKSNEKQLYECNDLRKKGLCLVPLSMLIDYIG is encoded by the exons ATGGAGAATATAGCATCGCACACTTCGTGCATCAGCCAGCCGGCGTCCGTGTCGACCGGCGAGAGCAGCTGGGCGATGCACGTCGCGGGCCTTTTGGCGTCGTCAGCGCACAGCCACCAGGAGACGGATCGTCAGGGAGGAGGAGTCTCTGAGAGTAGCTTCTCCtctggcttctcttcctccttcgATTCCTTGGGCGATGACTCTTTCTTCACGTCGGACATGGTGTGCtctgacgaagacgacgatgattcTTTGCAGGACACTGCGTGTTCCTCCGCAGCTGGCCCTAAG GTAGCCAGCATGCATATGTCTATGAAGTCCATGGTAACCATGGATGCAAAAGAGATGAACAATTCCCAGCTG GCCAAGTATTTTCTCGAGGCGGATACGCGGCAGCAGGCGACTGCGATGGCTCAAGAAATGATCAGCGCTGGAAAAAGCAATGAGAAGCAGCTGTATGAGTGTAATGATCTGAGGAAGAAAGGGCTTTGTTTGGTCCCTCTATCAAT GTTGATAGACTACATAGGGTGA
- the LOC124679361 gene encoding vascular-related unknown protein 3 isoform X1: protein MENIASHTSCISQPASVSTGESSWAMHVAGLLASSAHSHQETDRQGGGVSESSFSSGFSSSFDSLGDDSFFTSDMVCSDEDDDDSLQDTACSSAAGPKVASMHMSMKSMVTMDAKEMNNSQLLQAKYFLEADTRQQATAMAQEMISAGKSNEKQLYECNDLRKKGLCLVPLSMLIDYIG from the exons ATGGAGAATATAGCATCGCACACTTCGTGCATCAGCCAGCCGGCGTCCGTGTCGACCGGCGAGAGCAGCTGGGCGATGCACGTCGCGGGCCTTTTGGCGTCGTCAGCGCACAGCCACCAGGAGACGGATCGTCAGGGAGGAGGAGTCTCTGAGAGTAGCTTCTCCtctggcttctcttcctccttcgATTCCTTGGGCGATGACTCTTTCTTCACGTCGGACATGGTGTGCtctgacgaagacgacgatgattcTTTGCAGGACACTGCGTGTTCCTCCGCAGCTGGCCCTAAG GTAGCCAGCATGCATATGTCTATGAAGTCCATGGTAACCATGGATGCAAAAGAGATGAACAATTCCCAGCT GTTGCAGGCCAAGTATTTTCTCGAGGCGGATACGCGGCAGCAGGCGACTGCGATGGCTCAAGAAATGATCAGCGCTGGAAAAAGCAATGAGAAGCAGCTGTATGAGTGTAATGATCTGAGGAAGAAAGGGCTTTGTTTGGTCCCTCTATCAAT GTTGATAGACTACATAGGGTGA